In the Leptospira limi genome, one interval contains:
- a CDS encoding ParB/RepB/Spo0J family partition protein, giving the protein MALGKGKVLGRGLGNLIPVNENNVEISKDEQSGLREIKVSEIAPNPHQPRKQFSDASIQELSYTIVEHGVIQPIVVQKNPSGSGFLLVAGERRLRACKLAGFAKIPAIVRDLSEADMMELALIENIQRENLNPMDEAYAYQAIIDKRGLKVTDLATRVGKNRATISNLIRLLALPKPLQDWVKEGKLSEGQARPLLSIPDSKKQFEVAQKVITEGWNVREVENYVSNLLNPDKKSNSSTSVSDKRDASIVKLETKLRNKFSSKVEVSHNETNGKGKIVFSYANLSDMERILEQLGVKL; this is encoded by the coding sequence ATGGCACTCGGCAAAGGAAAAGTTTTAGGAAGAGGACTTGGTAATTTAATTCCAGTCAATGAGAACAATGTTGAAATTTCTAAGGACGAACAGTCGGGTCTTAGAGAAATCAAAGTATCTGAAATAGCTCCAAACCCTCACCAACCTAGAAAACAATTTTCAGACGCATCTATCCAAGAATTATCATATACAATTGTGGAACATGGTGTGATCCAACCCATCGTTGTTCAAAAAAATCCATCTGGTTCAGGTTTCCTTTTAGTAGCTGGAGAAAGAAGATTACGTGCGTGTAAACTTGCAGGTTTTGCAAAGATACCAGCGATTGTTCGGGATCTATCCGAAGCAGATATGATGGAACTTGCCCTGATAGAAAATATCCAAAGGGAAAATTTAAATCCAATGGATGAAGCGTATGCTTACCAAGCCATCATCGACAAACGAGGGTTAAAGGTTACTGACCTGGCCACTCGTGTGGGTAAAAACAGAGCAACCATTTCCAATTTGATTCGACTCCTTGCATTGCCAAAACCATTACAAGATTGGGTGAAGGAAGGGAAACTTTCAGAAGGACAAGCGCGCCCTCTTCTTTCGATTCCCGATTCCAAAAAACAATTTGAGGTCGCTCAAAAAGTGATCACAGAAGGTTGGAATGTTCGTGAAGTGGAAAACTATGTTTCTAATCTTTTGAACCCTGATAAAAAATCTAATTCCTCGACGAGTGTATCTGACAAACGTGATGCAAGCATTGTGAAACTAGAAACAAAGTTAAGGAATAAATTTAGTTCTAAGGTGGAAGTGTCTCATAATGAAACCAATGGCAAAGGTAAAATTGTTTTTTCCTATGCCAACCTAAGTGATATGGAACGAATCTTAGAGCAACTCGGTGTGAAATTGTAA
- a CDS encoding YaaR family protein codes for MIIQNNNPKSVSTQAKKGSKEKLNGSFAPVDEAKQSFLEILESIVPSGKEETRELNELWKDLPDLEKDLIKDPNHKNLESYKKHIKQIAELILKKNYKVMQAPQRGRNDQKDVRYVKVVDEKLDLLAKTMFSPNNSAFVILKQLDEIRGLLIDLKG; via the coding sequence ATGATCATCCAAAACAACAACCCCAAGTCGGTCTCGACTCAGGCAAAAAAAGGTTCCAAAGAAAAACTCAATGGTTCCTTTGCTCCCGTCGATGAAGCCAAACAAAGTTTTTTAGAAATTTTAGAATCGATTGTTCCTTCTGGAAAAGAAGAAACAAGAGAACTGAATGAACTTTGGAAAGATTTACCTGATTTGGAAAAAGACCTAATCAAAGATCCCAATCACAAAAACCTCGAATCGTACAAAAAACATATCAAACAAATAGCCGAACTCATTCTCAAAAAAAACTACAAAGTGATGCAAGCACCCCAACGCGGACGAAATGACCAAAAAGACGTTCGTTATGTGAAGGTAGTGGATGAAAAATTGGACCTTTTGGCAAAAACCATGTTTTCACCCAACAACAGTGCCTTTGTTATTTTGAAACAATTAGATGAAATCAGAGGTCTACTCATTGATCTAAAAGGATAA
- a CDS encoding ParA family protein, translating to MGKIVSISNQKGGVGKTTTAINLASNLVDLGKKVLLLDIDPQGNSGSGLGLEVQSLNKTTYEVMIGELSAREAIQKTFVQNLDIIPSNINLSGLEVDFLGIEKKEFKLKDALASIKESYDYILIDCPPSLGVLTINALCASQSVMITLQTEYFALEGLSQLMRIISLVQSQWNPSLALEGVLLTMYDKRTNLANQVADDVRNYFKEKVYETVIPRNVKLSEAPSFGKPINYYDPDGVGAKSYKSLAEEIVGRA from the coding sequence ATGGGTAAAATCGTATCGATCAGTAACCAAAAGGGTGGCGTTGGAAAAACAACGACTGCGATCAACTTAGCATCCAATCTTGTTGATCTGGGAAAAAAAGTTCTTCTACTTGATATTGACCCACAGGGTAATTCAGGATCTGGACTTGGTTTAGAAGTACAATCACTGAATAAAACAACTTATGAAGTAATGATCGGAGAGTTATCAGCTAGAGAGGCGATCCAAAAAACTTTTGTTCAAAATCTAGATATCATTCCATCGAATATTAACCTTTCAGGACTTGAAGTAGACTTTCTTGGAATTGAGAAAAAAGAATTCAAACTCAAAGATGCTCTTGCTTCCATCAAAGAATCTTATGATTATATTTTAATCGATTGTCCCCCTTCTCTTGGCGTATTAACCATCAATGCACTTTGTGCTTCTCAATCAGTGATGATCACTTTACAAACAGAGTACTTCGCACTCGAAGGACTTTCACAACTTATGAGAATCATTTCCTTAGTGCAGTCACAATGGAATCCTTCTCTTGCTCTTGAAGGTGTTCTTCTTACGATGTATGACAAACGTACGAACCTCGCAAACCAAGTTGCAGATGATGTGAGAAACTATTTCAAAGAAAAAGTTTATGAAACTGTCATTCCTCGGAATGTAAAATTATCAGAAGCACCTTCCTTCGGTAAACCTATCAACTACTATGATCCTGATGGTGTTGGTGCAAAAAGTTATAAAAGTTTAGCGGAAGAAATTGTAGGGAGGGCATAA
- a CDS encoding ABC transporter transmembrane domain-containing protein, translated as MQTPDRPKSKNLRVLSKTFSYLKPYRIQMILSSFALLFTAGVTLGLGQGLRHLVDAGFSAKSKQELGYALVFIIFVGILLAIGTYIRHYTVSWIGERVASDIRIDVFKHIIFIHPSFFESNSPGEIQSRITTDTTLIQTVIGSSASIALRNILMFVGGIIFLFITNAKLTMIVLISVPFIVFPILFYGKRVRNLSRNTQDKIANIGTYVSESLLNIKILQSFHHQKVDIDVFSKTVEDAFTVAVARIRQRALLIGTVILFILTGISFMLWVGGTDVLEGKITGGELIAFSFYAIMVANSVGAVSEVLGDLQRAAGATERLMELLLSESEIKNPILAKPISEVFHSQNSLVLKNGSGKQNGLTILLKDLTFSYPSRPESKAIKGINLEIPANKTTALVGPSGGGKSTLFELILRFYDPTSGSISIGGINIKDLELGDLRSLIGFVPQQPILFSGTLRENIAYGKPNASFEEIQTAAENAYVMEFLNQLPDGFDTNLGHLGTRLSGGQKQRIAIARAILRNPRILLLDEATSALDSESEQMIQRALDFLVKERTTIMIAHRLSTVVKSDQIVVIKEGEIESVGTHDELLRTSELYERLAKLQFHTELL; from the coding sequence TTGCAAACACCTGACCGACCTAAGTCAAAAAACCTCCGAGTCCTTTCTAAAACTTTTTCCTATTTAAAACCATACCGAATCCAAATGATCCTCTCTTCGTTTGCTCTCCTTTTTACAGCGGGGGTTACTTTGGGTCTTGGACAAGGATTACGCCATTTAGTGGATGCAGGATTCTCTGCTAAATCCAAACAAGAATTAGGTTATGCTCTTGTCTTTATCATCTTCGTTGGAATCCTCCTTGCAATTGGAACTTACATTCGGCATTATACAGTTTCATGGATCGGTGAAAGAGTCGCTTCTGACATTCGCATTGATGTATTCAAACACATCATCTTCATCCATCCCAGTTTTTTTGAATCCAACTCTCCTGGGGAAATCCAATCCCGAATTACAACCGATACTACTCTCATCCAAACTGTCATTGGTTCTTCTGCCTCGATTGCTCTCCGAAATATTTTGATGTTTGTCGGTGGGATTATTTTTCTTTTTATCACCAATGCAAAACTCACTATGATTGTTCTTATCAGTGTTCCCTTTATTGTGTTTCCCATTCTATTCTATGGAAAACGTGTGAGAAACCTTTCTCGAAACACTCAGGATAAAATTGCGAATATTGGAACCTATGTAAGCGAATCCCTTCTCAACATCAAAATTTTACAATCCTTCCACCACCAAAAAGTAGATATCGATGTATTCTCCAAAACCGTCGAAGATGCTTTTACCGTTGCAGTTGCCAGAATTAGACAACGGGCACTTCTCATCGGAACTGTCATTTTATTCATTCTAACTGGAATTAGTTTTATGTTATGGGTTGGTGGAACAGATGTCCTCGAAGGAAAAATCACAGGGGGAGAACTCATTGCATTTTCCTTTTATGCCATCATGGTTGCAAACAGTGTAGGAGCTGTGTCTGAAGTTCTAGGAGATTTACAAAGAGCAGCAGGTGCAACAGAAAGACTCATGGAACTTTTGTTATCCGAATCTGAAATCAAAAATCCAATTCTTGCAAAACCTATTTCAGAAGTATTCCATTCCCAAAACTCTTTAGTTTTAAAAAACGGTTCAGGGAAACAAAATGGACTTACAATCCTTTTAAAGGATTTAACATTTTCGTATCCTTCACGTCCGGAATCGAAAGCCATCAAAGGAATCAATTTAGAAATTCCTGCCAATAAAACCACAGCTCTTGTTGGACCATCAGGAGGAGGAAAGAGTACATTATTCGAACTCATCCTACGTTTTTATGACCCAACTTCAGGTTCCATCTCCATCGGTGGAATCAATATTAAAGATTTAGAGTTAGGAGACTTACGTTCCCTCATCGGATTTGTTCCCCAACAACCAATACTCTTCAGTGGAACCCTACGAGAGAATATAGCCTATGGAAAACCGAATGCAAGTTTCGAAGAAATCCAAACTGCAGCAGAAAATGCTTATGTGATGGAATTTTTAAACCAGTTACCAGATGGGTTTGATACGAACTTAGGGCACTTGGGTACAAGATTATCTGGAGGACAAAAACAAAGGATTGCAATCGCAAGGGCCATCCTCCGAAATCCAAGAATCCTTCTACTCGATGAAGCGACATCAGCACTTGATTCAGAATCCGAACAGATGATCCAAAGAGCTTTGGATTTTCTAGTAAAGGAAAGAACAACCATTATGATAGCACATCGTCTTTCGACAGTTGTGAAATCAGATCAAATTGTTGTGATTAAGGAAGGAGAAATTGAGTCCGTTGGAACACACGACGAACTCTTACGAACAAGTGAGTTGTATGAGCGTTTAGCGAAATTACAATTTCACACCGAGTTGCTCTAA
- a CDS encoding M23 family metallopeptidase gives MEVKQRLHLIFYRLRYKVQEWKLKLSQRYEDLDKKGREKLTIMVIPHTDRKTINFVISYKAISIFIGIMVVLLVISAVNVLSHSGSIHQLTELNLTNKDFIRQSSKMKEEVNSLHETIQYYYDRISNLYIKLGGDPSRVSKGMGGQAGQFLALQGTPQTDITDESFRIKEDIHNLKLSSELSEEIIKLIKKRKSIIKNTPSIWPTKGYVLFPFGKYISPITGKEEINRGLDIGSFPGAEVIATAPGLVFDTGYSPATGYYVKISHRFGWKTIYSNLDRIRVKKNEKLSKGDILGYVGKSPENPIYHLHYEVHVGTQALNPFSFLNQIQE, from the coding sequence GTGGAAGTAAAACAAAGACTACATTTAATTTTTTACCGACTTCGGTATAAAGTCCAGGAATGGAAGCTTAAGTTGTCCCAACGTTACGAAGATTTGGACAAAAAAGGTCGTGAAAAACTGACCATTATGGTCATTCCTCATACTGACCGAAAAACCATTAACTTTGTCATCTCTTACAAGGCCATTTCTATCTTCATTGGTATCATGGTAGTGTTACTTGTCATCAGTGCGGTAAACGTTTTATCTCATAGTGGATCCATCCACCAACTCACAGAACTCAATTTAACCAATAAAGACTTTATTAGACAATCATCTAAGATGAAAGAAGAGGTAAACTCTCTTCACGAAACCATCCAATACTACTATGACCGTATCTCTAACCTTTATATCAAATTAGGTGGAGATCCATCTCGCGTATCAAAAGGGATGGGTGGACAAGCGGGACAATTCCTTGCTTTACAAGGAACACCTCAAACTGACATCACAGATGAATCCTTTCGCATTAAAGAAGACATTCATAATTTAAAATTATCATCAGAGCTTTCTGAAGAAATTATCAAACTCATCAAAAAAAGAAAAAGCATCATTAAAAACACACCATCGATTTGGCCCACAAAAGGGTATGTATTGTTTCCCTTTGGAAAGTACATCTCACCAATTACTGGCAAAGAAGAAATCAATCGTGGTTTGGACATTGGATCTTTTCCAGGAGCAGAAGTCATTGCTACCGCACCTGGTTTAGTGTTTGATACTGGATACTCACCAGCGACTGGTTATTATGTAAAAATTTCCCACAGATTTGGTTGGAAAACGATCTACTCAAATTTAGATCGAATCCGTGTGAAGAAAAACGAAAAACTCTCAAAGGGTGACATTCTTGGATATGTCGGAAAATCGCCTGAAAATCCGATTTACCACCTTCATTATGAAGTACATGTTGGTACCCAAGCGTTGAATCCGTTTTCGTTTCTCAACCAAATCCAAGAATAA
- a CDS encoding RsmG family class I SAM-dependent methyltransferase, which produces MSEKTIQEEIQTIIPELFPLIEPEFDWELVKNFYEFLKRDNEKGGFFSRNDSEKILERHIIESMIFVWKLKTTGYVSRETNVADVGTGPGLPGFLFALLKKAPHVFLVDSQKRKLALLETEVTSGSLSKVSKRVEFIYARTEEINSNFDVVTSRAMVPYPYIAEVTSRMVKQKGILCPFLAQPYPDLEKETEVLINNGFVMKKEIPIPELEFVGKRHIKILQKNSLPKKGYPRDWKEIVKETKNKNG; this is translated from the coding sequence ATGTCAGAAAAAACTATCCAAGAAGAAATCCAAACGATCATCCCAGAACTCTTTCCATTAATCGAACCAGAATTTGATTGGGAGCTTGTGAAAAACTTTTATGAGTTTTTAAAACGAGATAATGAGAAAGGGGGATTCTTTTCCAGAAATGATTCAGAAAAGATTCTAGAGAGACATATTATAGAATCGATGATCTTTGTTTGGAAATTGAAAACTACAGGATATGTTTCACGTGAAACAAATGTAGCTGATGTCGGAACAGGACCAGGTTTGCCTGGATTTCTATTTGCGCTCTTGAAAAAAGCACCGCATGTCTTCTTAGTAGATTCTCAAAAACGAAAACTAGCTTTGTTGGAAACGGAAGTCACGTCTGGAAGTCTTTCTAAAGTTTCAAAACGTGTTGAGTTTATCTATGCGCGCACAGAAGAGATCAATTCTAATTTCGATGTAGTCACTTCCAGAGCTATGGTTCCCTATCCTTACATCGCGGAAGTCACATCGAGAATGGTAAAACAAAAAGGAATCTTATGTCCCTTTCTTGCGCAACCGTATCCAGATCTGGAAAAAGAAACAGAGGTCCTGATTAATAATGGGTTTGTGATGAAAAAAGAAATTCCCATTCCTGAATTAGAGTTTGTTGGAAAGAGACATATCAAAATACTGCAAAAGAATTCACTTCCGAAAAAGGGATACCCCCGTGACTGGAAAGAAATCGTAAAGGAGACAAAAAACAAGAATGGGTAA
- a CDS encoding bactofilin family protein encodes MSNPSTEEEFLVNSIIGEGAEFTGEFKFPGLIRIDGKFRGVLETTGKVLIGKSGIVDTDIKARVVVAGGEIRGNIYATERVTLLSSCRLEGDIVTPRLIVEEGVVFHGKCTINPTRH; translated from the coding sequence ATGTCGAATCCATCAACAGAAGAAGAATTTTTAGTTAATAGCATCATCGGAGAAGGGGCTGAGTTCACTGGTGAATTTAAGTTCCCTGGTCTCATCCGTATCGATGGAAAATTTCGTGGAGTTCTTGAAACTACAGGAAAGGTCCTCATCGGAAAGTCAGGAATCGTCGATACTGATATCAAAGCACGAGTTGTGGTTGCTGGTGGAGAAATCCGCGGAAATATTTATGCAACAGAACGTGTAACACTACTTTCAAGTTGTCGATTAGAAGGGGACATTGTCACTCCTCGCCTCATCGTTGAAGAAGGTGTAGTGTTCCACGGGAAATGTACAATTAACCCCACTCGTCATTAG